From Candidatus Deferrimicrobium sp., one genomic window encodes:
- a CDS encoding TRAP transporter small permease has product MIAGGVSLLALTLLATMNVMLRIFQVPMGGTYEIVSFLGAIVTAGALGYTQKRKNHIVVDILSEKFPASVKRVLDQVSYVLILVFFSIVSWQTFVYGKRLMLTRETSETLKIAYYPFVFLVSLGFAVLALTILLDLVETVWTREEKK; this is encoded by the coding sequence ATGATCGCAGGGGGCGTTTCGCTCCTGGCGCTCACCCTCCTGGCGACGATGAACGTCATGCTGAGGATATTCCAGGTCCCGATGGGCGGGACGTACGAGATCGTCTCCTTCCTCGGCGCGATCGTCACCGCCGGAGCCCTTGGCTATACGCAGAAACGGAAGAACCACATCGTCGTGGATATCCTCTCGGAAAAGTTCCCAGCTTCGGTCAAGCGGGTTCTCGACCAGGTGAGCTACGTCCTCATCCTCGTCTTCTTCTCCATCGTCTCCTGGCAGACCTTCGTGTACGGGAAGAGGCTGATGCTTACGCGCGAGACGTCCGAGACGCTGAAGATCGCCTATTACCCCTTCGTGTTCCTTGTCAGTCTCGGGTTCGCCGTCCTGGCGCTGACGATTCTCCTCGACCTGGTCGAAACCGTCTGGACCCGCGAGGAAAAGAAATGA
- a CDS encoding TRAP transporter large permease, with the protein MSGPIVGVYGIVVMFFILFVLRVPAAFTMAMVGFVGIAHMISFEAAFSIVGTEMWNIFSSYGLTVIPLFILVGEIVHYAGYNFSLYDATYKWFGHFRGGLAMTTIMASAAFSAISGSNTATAATMSAVAIPAMKEYRYHPMLNAGSVAAGATLGVLIPPSIVLVVYGLYTGQSIGKLFFGNVIPSAILTVAILGTVVWTCRMHPDWGPAGPRFGWKERMRALPEAIDILALFGIIMYALFTGVVTATEAAAVSCFLGYAICLARRKLTWKKFIDSMTETLRISCMVFMIVAGAVIFARFLTLTRLPFAAAEWIQALALPKWMVLWVILLCYIIGGCIMDALAFLLVSLPIFYPLVIQLGYDPIWFGQVITIVTTMGSIMPPIGICCYVVSGMSGIPLGTVFRGSFYYMPSYIVSIIVLMISPYWTVLVLSDLVK; encoded by the coding sequence ATGAGCGGGCCCATCGTCGGCGTGTACGGGATCGTCGTCATGTTCTTCATCCTGTTCGTCCTGCGCGTCCCCGCCGCCTTCACCATGGCTATGGTCGGATTCGTCGGGATCGCGCATATGATCTCCTTCGAAGCGGCATTTTCGATCGTCGGCACCGAGATGTGGAACATCTTCTCCAGCTACGGGCTGACGGTGATCCCGCTGTTCATCCTGGTCGGCGAGATCGTCCATTACGCCGGGTACAATTTCAGCCTCTACGACGCCACCTACAAATGGTTCGGGCATTTCCGCGGAGGGCTCGCGATGACGACGATCATGGCGTCGGCGGCATTCTCGGCAATCTCCGGCTCCAACACGGCCACGGCGGCTACAATGAGCGCCGTCGCCATCCCCGCCATGAAGGAATACAGGTATCACCCGATGCTGAACGCCGGTTCGGTCGCCGCCGGCGCGACGCTCGGTGTCCTCATCCCGCCCTCCATCGTGCTGGTGGTCTACGGTCTCTACACCGGACAATCCATCGGCAAGCTGTTTTTCGGAAACGTCATTCCCAGCGCCATCCTGACCGTCGCCATCCTGGGCACGGTGGTCTGGACCTGCCGCATGCACCCCGATTGGGGTCCGGCGGGGCCGAGGTTCGGCTGGAAGGAGCGGATGAGGGCGCTTCCCGAGGCGATCGACATCCTCGCACTCTTCGGGATCATCATGTACGCCCTGTTCACGGGGGTCGTGACCGCCACGGAGGCCGCCGCCGTCAGCTGTTTCCTGGGGTACGCGATTTGCCTTGCCCGTCGCAAGCTTACGTGGAAAAAGTTCATCGATTCGATGACCGAAACCCTTCGCATTTCCTGCATGGTCTTCATGATCGTGGCGGGAGCGGTGATCTTCGCGCGGTTTCTGACACTCACCCGCCTTCCTTTCGCGGCCGCGGAGTGGATCCAGGCGCTCGCGTTGCCGAAATGGATGGTGCTCTGGGTGATCCTGCTCTGCTATATCATCGGCGGCTGCATCATGGACGCCCTCGCGTTCCTGCTCGTATCGCTTCCCATCTTCTACCCCCTGGTGATCCAGCTGGGCTACGATCCGATCTGGTTCGGACAGGTGATCACGATCGTGACGACGATGGGCTCCATCATGCCCCCTATCGGCATCTGCTGCTACGTCGTCTCCGGCATGTCGGGCATCCCGTTGGGAACCGTCTTCCGCGGCAGCTTCTACTACATGCCGTCCTACATCGTTTCGATCATCGTCCTCATGATCTCTCCGTACTGGACCGTCCTGGTCCTGTCGGACCTCGTGAAATAG